A genomic window from Malassezia vespertilionis chromosome 6, complete sequence includes:
- a CDS encoding uncharacterized protein (SECRETED:SignalP(1-17); TransMembrane:1 (n2-12c17/18o77-96i)), translated as MGIAIAVVLVCSSAVQADLLRTGEYPQPGYPFGKHCNFNEEQEADIKKDALNHFKVPEKGYCFEAFPNSRVPTSSCFVIIVAFGITVCFFLLSCFLNRFYCTLFRNTANTRKEAWSNLRVVGVLMEKSEPALPVDPENVVPLAPESDSDLSETRQKLINLRPATEGEPTNYGSGNIPSHEKEEIGAAPIISTQDGSGTKKGKEVYSSGAIVPVLRNEDPAVMSDDQSDDDFEDDDNFGNYRRTRPQRLSKTSSKDTNRLSVSDLGPSPSYSSDLPAAAPAIQPSDVMGGNAHLSASSSSNTAFSIRMGARQDSNSSSRSSDLEPGGAKVPDYVL; from the coding sequence ATGGGCATCGCCATTGCCGTGGTGCTTgtttgcagcagcgccgtgcaagcGGATTTGTTACGGACTGGAGAGTACCCGCAGCCAGGATATCCATTCGGCAAACACTGCAACTTTAACGAGGAGCAGGAAGCAGATATCAAGAAGGATGCGTTAAACCATTTCAAGGTTCCGGAGAAGGGCTATTGTTTTGAAGCGTTCCCAAATAGTCGTGTGCCTACCTCCTCATGCTTTGTGATCATCGTTGCATTTGGCATTACGGTGTGCTTCTTTCTTTTGTCGTGCTTCTTGAACAGATTTTACTGCACGTTGTTCCGTAACACTGCAAATACTCGCAAAGAAGCATGGTCAAACCTGCGTGTGGTTGGAGTTTTAATGGAGAAATCGGAACCTGCATTGCCCGTCGATCCTGAAAACGTTGTGCCTTTGGCACCCGAGTCTGATTCTGACCTAAGCGAGACAAGGCAGAAACTCATTAATCTACGACCCGCAACTGAGGGCGAACCGACCAATTATGGGTCCGGCAACATTCCTTCGCACGAAAAGGAGGAAATTGGAGCAGCGCCGATCATTAGTACACAAGATGGCTCTGGAACAAAAAAGGGCAAGGAGGTTTACTCCTCGGGAGCCATTGTCCCTGTGTTGCGCAACGAAGACCCGGCTGTCATGTCCGACGATCAATCGGACGACGACTTTGAGGACGACGACAACTTTGGCAACTATCGCCGCACACGTCCTCAGCGCCTTTCCAAGACCAGCTCAAAGGATACGAACCGGTTGAGCGTGTCGGACTTAGGCCCTTCGCCTTCTTATTCGTCCGATCTgcccgccgctgcgccggcgatTCAGCCAAGTGATGTAATGGGTGGAAATGCACATCTCTCTgcgagctcgtcgtccaATACAGCGTTTTCAATTCGGATGGGCGCTAGACAGGACTCGAactcctcgtcgcgctcttcAGACCTTGAGCCGGGCGGTGCCAAAGTCCCCGATTACGTCCTTTAA
- the CDC73 gene encoding accessory factor associated with RNA polymerase II (BUSCO:EOG09263UWJ; EggNog:ENOG503NYM4; COG:K), translated as MADPLSCLRAACSVFEEEPLKLVQLRSSDGLVVENISDAQQIALQTEQDAPEVVFEKDAPTRVMRARNVDTEHKDSFSPESDPDQFFTLAALVFAVQQCAERAGAYMRSANAAQIMPLPALERPAILEYLMGKRDALENVFIPDAAHAKTNTAQADAVSAPSEQPGAAPQSKEDAAVVTRKRAYVPDVADAEFVRQLRTKYEVVLLDRNDALKGTLSLAGDADGNATPCALGDGTKVGPTPTDVFGLRAMLVPRLEIAKKKMGSSKSTQASQLSQQRGANAPSNVRKTRAQDPIILLSNSPTALVNMFNVKALLQDGLFVPPEEARRNANGVSEPVITIQTRSEDDSANTSRSQPSRRVLVVDNAEAVNRLGSGMVGSDQDPWNRVIAVFTTGQTWQFKGYRWSDPRDLFRHAMGVYVRWNNEAPNPQIRDWNVTDLQVDRSKRHTDKQLAAFFWRTLDNWVQRKKPRMQL; from the exons ATGGCCGATCCACTGTCGTGTctccgcgcggcgtgctccgTCTTTGAGGAGGAGCCACTGAAGCTTGTGCAACTGCGCAGTAGCGATGGATTGGTGGTTGAAAATATTTCAGATGCCCAGCAgattgcgctgcagacggAGCAAGACGCACCGGAAGTTGTGTTTGAAAAAGACGCACCTACTCGCgtgatgcgcgcgcgcaacgtaGACACAGAGCACAAGGATTCTTTCTCACCAGAATCTGATCCTGATCAGTTTTTTacgcttgctgcgcttgtgtttgccgtgcagcagtgcgccgagcgtgcagGTGCGTatatgcgcagcgccaacgCGGCCCAAATTATGCCGTTGCCGGCACTCGAACGCCCAGCGATACTAGAGTATCTAATGGGaaagcgcgatgcgcttgaaAACGTGTTCATTCcggatgcggcgcatgcaaagACGAacactgcgcaagcagacgCCGTTTCTGCGCCATCAGAGCAGCCCGGTGCGGCGCCACAAAGCAAAGAAGATGCTGCAGTCGTGACACGGAAGCGTGCCTATGTACCCGATGTTGCTGATGCTGAATTTGTGAGGCAACTGCGCACGAAATACGAAGTAGTTTTGCTCGACCGGAACGACGCACTCAAAGGCACGCTGTCCTTGGCGGGTGACGCCGACGGCAATGCAACGCCTTGTGCGTTGGGAGACGGTACCAAGGTCGGACCGACGCCTACCGACGTGTTTGGCTTGCGTGCGATGCTGGTCCCGAGGCTGGAAATTGCGAAGAAGAAAATGGGCTCGTCCAAATCCACGCAGGCATCGCAGCTTTCGCAGCAACGCGGTGCAAATGCTCCATCAAATGTACGCAAGACGCGTGCACAGGACCCGATTATTTTGCTCTCCAATTCGCCTACAGCACTGGTCAACATGTTTAACGTAAAGGCGCTTCTACAAGACGGTCTGTTTGTGCCCCCCGAGGAAGCACGGCGCAACGCCAACGGTGTCTCGGAGCCCGTTATTACCATTCAAACACGCTCAGAAGACGATTCTGCGAATACCTCTCGCTCTCAAccctcgcgccgcgtactGGTTGTGGACAATGCCGAGGCGGTAAACCGACTTGGGAGCGGCATGGTAGGGAGTGATCAGGATCCTTGGAATCGGGTGATTGCTGTATTTACTACGGGCCAGACGTGGCAGTTTAAAGGCTACCGCTGGAGCGATCCTCGAGACCTGTTCCGTCATGCCATGGGCGTCTATGTGCGGTGGAACAACGAGGCGCCCAACCCGCAGATCCGCGATTGGAACGTCACCGATTTGCAG GTGGACCGATCAAAACGGCATACAGATAAACAGCTGGCAGCATTTTTCTGGCGTACGCTGGACAACTGGGTACAGCGCAAGAAACCCCGGATGCAGCTTTGA
- a CDS encoding uncharacterized protein (BUSCO:EOG09262CO6; EggNog:ENOG503NU0Y; COG:E) — protein sequence MTNQSFTRIAHSPNSRQADGVSFSTLSAMQQALSHEPLATSPPNQRRLSFPGGMQHPRLLQPFDREEIRILLLENVSQGAVEMLREQGYEIDFHTNAWSEDELVAKISEYHAIGIRSKTQLTRRVFEAAEKLLVVGCFCIGTNQVDLQTAAHHGIPVFNSPFANSRSVAELVIGEMVALSRQFVDRTLELKSGTWNKVSKGCFELRGKLLGIVGYGHIGSQLSVLAESMGMRVIYYDVMPLMPLGSARQADTLDELLSEADFISLHVPGLPETRGMIGSREFAMMKPGAYFLNNSRGTVVDIPAFIDALESKHLAGGAVDVFPREPAKNGAKTFNDELNEWTSALQRQSNVILTPHIGGSTEEAQSMIGIEVGNALCRYLNFGGSIGAVNFPEVNLRHITEQEVRSIRICYVHHNQPGALLAVNEIIGEHNVDKQSTDSMKDIAYLLADISLVSDAEIRDIYTRLSKTRACILTRLLS from the exons ATGACGAACCAGTCGTTCACACGCATAGCACATTCGCCAAATTCGAGACAGGCTGACGGCGTGTCATTCTCGACGCTTTCAGCGAtgcagcaggcgctgtCACACGAGCCTTTGGCTACGTCGCCCCCTAATCAACGGCGTCTTTCATTCCCAGGCGGCATGCAGCATCCCCGTTTGCTCCAGCCGTTCGATCGTGAAGAGATCCGCATCTTGCTACTTGAGAATGTGAGCCAAGGTGCGGTTgagatgctgcgcgagcagggCTATGAAATTGATTTTCATACGAACGCATGGTCTGAAGACGAGCTTGTGGCCAAAATCAGCGAGTACCACGCCATTGGTATCCGATCCAAGACCCAACTAACGCGACGCGTATTCGAGGCCGCAGAAAAACTGCTTGTGGTTGGTTGCTTCTGTATCGGCACGAACCAGGTGGACCTGCaaacagcggcgcaccacgGCATTCCTGTATTTAATTCGCCGTTCGCCAATTCGCGCTCCGTCGCTGAGCTCGTTATCGGCGAGATGGTCGCACTCTCGCGCCAGTTTGTCGATCGTACGCTCGAGCTTAAAAGTGGCACGTGGAACAAGGTGTCGAAAGGTTGCTTTGAGTTGCGTGGCAAGCTGCTGGGCATTGTTGGGTACGGTCATATTGGCTCGCAGTTGTCCGTGCTGGCAGAGTCAATGGGTATGCGAGTCATTTACTACGACGTAATGCCGCTTATGCCGCTTggcagcgcacgccagGCAGACACGCttgacgagctgctctCCGAAGCAGACTTTATCAGCCTGCACGTCCCCGGCCTTCCCGAGACGCGTGGAATGATTGGCTCGCGCGAATTTGCCATGATGAAGCCCGGAGCATACTTTTTGAACAactcgcgcggcacggTCGTGGATATTCCCGCTTTTATCGACGCACTCGAGTCGAAGCATCTtgcgggcggcgccgtcgatgTATTTCCCCGCGAGCCGGCCAAGAATGGAGCCAAGACATTCAACGACGAACTAAATGAATGGACTTCTGCACTGCAAAGACAATCCAACGTCATTCTCACGCCTCACATCGGTGGCAGCACCGAGGAGGCACAGAGCATGATTGGCATCGAGGTCGGCAATGCGCTCTGCCGCTACCTCAACTTTGGCGGCAGTATCGGCGCGGTCAATTTCCCAGAAGTAAATTTGCGCCACATTACCGAGCAAGAAGTGCGCTCGATCCGTATTTGCTACGTTCATCATAACCAGCccggtgcgctgcttgccgtcAATGAGATTATCGGCGAGCACAATGTCGACAAGCAAAGCACGGACTCGATGAAAGATATTGCGTATCTTCTTGCAGATATCTCACTGGTTTCTGACGCTGAAATTCGTGATATATACACGCGTCTTtccaagacgcgcgcgtgtaTCCTT ACGCGTCTGCTTTCCTAA
- a CDS encoding uncharacterized protein (TransMembrane:2 (o359-378i478-503o)), with protein MPGSFRRVTPDANLQSGWSGTGNSSSDSGTSPMFSDLGTITSRSTEMNDNFRRTMQSSTPENSMCTAPTSQCRGKHGLGLSFSSDMDGTPRDLSVAHTCIQNSRAALAPRHLDSSRSTESYSTPPSRRGQESPRSVQFFAQGTPIHGSLDTLYPSVAYAESEASAASPGAFSPHTNDDVRVALPEYEVETAAALRPLNLVSKYFGDGGVDRTPDTSQVYGQALSGSPQGAQRFETSVELGEDETRPPSPGALHGLSVDALPMPELLTPPNVPLRTLHLPTLHSIQETHEPSQRIPQKDHISTPTTYTAFGDLLPPLPAFAGDETVSSASSRGSSRRRLPYAALHPPAPPEEYNVDARRMFWFGFLGMPWLWLLGSWCMDDTGTLVAPWSTPSFSTYRSGLHPYGAPLALSAKAYRNNAAKPGMDLAQPNVSSPHVSDLDALARKHEGVRFLQEKQRQAPKPVSLFAVKHWRQIEPFVLYNRLAAAISSFVIFACWAVGIWAVVAHF; from the coding sequence ATGCCCGGGAGTTTTCGCCGTGTTACGCCGGATGCCAACTTGCAAAGTGGATGGTCTGGCACTGGGAACAGTTCATCCGACTCGGGAACGTCGCCGATGTTTTCAGACTTGGGGACAATAACTTCGCGATCTACTGAGATGAATGATAATTTTCGTCGCACCATGCAGAGTTCCACGCCCGAGAATTCCatgtgcacagcgccgacTTCGCAATGCCGAGGAAAGCACGGTCTTGGGCTTTCGTTTTCAAGCGACATGGATGGGACACCACGAGACTTGAGCGTGGCACACACATGCATCCAAAACagccgcgcagcacttgcgccAAGGCACCTAGACAGCAGCCGCAGCACAGAGAGCTACTCGACACCGCCATCTAGACGCGGCCAAGAGAGCCCGCGCAGTGTGCAGTTTTTTGCTCAGGGCACACCGATACATGGCTCTTTGGATACCTTGTACCCAAGCGTTGCATATGCCGAGTCCgaagcgagcgccgcgagtcCAGGTGCATTTTCTCCCCACACCAACGATGACGTGCGTGTTGCTTTGCCTGAGTACGAAGTAGAAactgccgctgcgcttcgaCCACTGAACCTTGTATCCAAGTACTTTGGCGACGGCGGTGTAGACCGTACACCCGATACATCGCAAGTGTACGGGCAGGCACTGTCCGGATCGCCACAAGGAGCGCAACGTTTCGAAACCTCTGTGGAACTTGGCGAAGATGAAACGCGCCCTCCATcgcccggcgcgcttcATGGGTTATCTGTTGATGCGCTCCCCATGCCCGAACTCCTGACGCCGCCCAACGTCCCATTGCGTACGCTGCACTTGCCCACGCTGCATTCTATTCAAGAGACACACGAACCTTCGCAACGTATACCCCAAAAGGACCATATCTCCACACCAACTACATACACTGCTTTTGGAGATCTGCTTCCGCCGCTGCCTGCCTTTGCCGGTGACGAGACAgtgtcgagcgcatcgagtcGCGGCAGTTCACGGCGACGACTTCCCTACGCAGCTTTGCACCCACCGGCGCCACCAGAAGAATACAATgtggatgcgcggcgcatgttTTGGTTTGGATTCCTCGGCATGCCATGGCTCTGGCTCTTGGGCAGCTGGTGCATGGACGATACAGGGACACTGGTCGCGCCATGGTCCACGCCCTCCTTTTCGACGTATCGCTCGGGGCTGCATCCGTACGGTGCACCACTTGCACTTTCTGCAAAAGCGTACCGCAACAACGCTGCAAAGCCTGGGATGGATCTTGCACAACCAAACGTATCTTCCCCCCACGTGTCGGATCTCGATGCACTAGCACGAAAGCATGAAGGCGTCCGCTTCCTACAAGAAAAACaacgccaagcgccgaaACCAGTCTCTCTTTTTGCTGTTAAACATTGGCGTCAAATTGAGCCGTTTGTGTTGTATAATCGCCTGGCTGCAGCCATCTCTTCTTTTGTCATCTTTGCATGCTGGGCCGTTGGAATCTGGGCTGTTGTGGCCCATTTTTAG
- the RSM25 gene encoding mitochondrial ribosomal small subunit component (COG:J; BUSCO:EOG09264X41; EggNog:ENOG503NVAN): MPRRIPIQVAQTVGRLLQGGYLKSSPAWYDTALRYPATTVPPRAALPRPDSDLPRSLQGPTRSKALEAANQKKGRSALNSAKKMRSQLPNLRPLPIVYEADRIRRQFFRDHPWEAKRASTLVEMDYALDLDSSPEIAEGHMPELYHWSRLNPNVEDVIQCTQKTSAMGNMSLSDAYRRTLATYHAIQAEREHRIRYANYEARYLGADLGPSETDRGFVKEQRELDKWAALSGTDVAASDESNASGTPGAAERKKRVDTLFSGGQVYLSAAARSSSGQTSAPGSRAPSPPSNAPEPKKDAGETSDFLGIANALS; the protein is encoded by the coding sequence ATGCCGCGAAGAATTCCGATTCAAGTAGCACAGACGGTTGGTCGGCTTTTGCAGGGAGGGTACTTGAAGTCCTCTCCCGCATGGTACGATaccgcgctgcgctacCCAGCTACGactgtgccgccgcgcgcggcgctgcccaGGCCAGACAGTGACCTTCCTCGCAGCTTGCAGGGTCCAACGCGGAGCAAGGCACTCGAAGCTGCAAACCAGAAAAAAGGGCGTTCTGCATTGAATTCAGCGAAGAAGATGCGCTCACAGCTCCCGAATCTGCGACCGTTGCCGATAGTGTACGAGGCGGACCGAATTCGGCGACAATTTTTTCGCGACCATCCGTGGGAAGCCAAacgcgcaagcacactTGTGGAAATGGACTATGCGCTGGACCTGGATAGCAGTCCAGAGATCGCTGAAGGGCACATGCCAGAGCTGTACCACTGGAGCAGATTAAACCCCAATGTGGAAGATGTAATTCAATGCACACAGAAAACGAGTGCGATGGGCAACATGTCGCTCTCTGACGCGTACCGCCGCACGTTGGCGACATACCATGCGATCCAagcggagcgcgagcaccGTATTCGCTACGCGAATTACGAAGCACGCTACCTGGGTGCCGATCTGGGCCCTTCAGAGACCGATCGCGGCTTTGTGAAGGAACAGCGCGAGTTGGACAAGTGGGCTGCGCTCTCTGGCACTGACGTTGCTGCCTCGGACGAGAGTAATGCTTCTGGGACGCCAGGCGCAGCGGAACGCAAGAAGCGTGTGGATACGCTTTTCTCTGGCGGTCAAGTCTACTTgagcgcagctgcgcgctccagcagcggccAAACGAGCGCGCCTGGTtctcgcgcgccaagcccaCCCAGCAATGCTCCCGAGCCAAAAAAAGATGCAGGTGAAACCAGTGATTTCCTCGGTATTGCCAACGCGCTCTCATGA
- a CDS encoding uncharacterized protein (TransMembrane:1 (o31-55i)), which yields MVLCRSSILQRQRQYQNSEKPVYLRLPRSKLYFGTFLAIFWTGIFGISAGCLNMIKGKKAT from the exons ATGGTTTTGTGTAGGTCTAGTATTCTtcagcgccagcgccagtaCCAGAACAGCGAAAAGCCCGTGTACTTGCGCCTTCCCCGCTCTAAGCTTTACTTTGGCACCTTTCTTGCCATTTTCTGGACCGGGATTTTTGGTATCTCTGCCGGTTGCTTAAACATGATCAAG GGCAAGAAGGCCACTTAG
- a CDS encoding uncharacterized protein (COG:D; COG:U; COG:Z; SECRETED:SignalP(1-23); EggNog:ENOG503NUW2) has product MASRRRAVKKGVSFCLMVVGASGTGKTTFVNTLCDTNVIEHKDNDPQAANIETGLQIQPVNLEIEAEGMRIGLTVVDTPGFGDSVDNEYMFDEILGFLERQYDDILSEETRIRRNPRFRDNRVHALIYFIQPTGHGLKEIDIELLRKLSPRVNVIPVIAKADSFSRQELHDFRKRIMEDIEYYGIPIYNFPFDPEEDHPDTIAENSELRSLLPFAIVASEDSVLVNGEYVLGRAYPWGTVEVENPEHCDSNRLRSALFGTHLNDLKEITHDFLYENYRTERLSRGGLPQGYQGDQSAPSEEFTASQSVRLREEALRREEEKLREIELRVQREIMEKRQELQAKEESLRSLESRAQQ; this is encoded by the exons ATGGCTTCACGTCGTCGTGCTGTCAAGAAGGGTGTGTCCTTCTGTCTGATGGTTGTCGGTGCTAGCGGCACTG GCAAAACCACGTTTGTGAACACATTGTGCGATACAAACGTGATTGAACACAAGGACAACGATCCGCAAGCGGCCAACATCGAAACTGGCCTTCAGATCCAGCCTGTCAACCTCG AGATCGAAGCAGAGGGTATGCGCATCGGCCTGACCGTTGTCGACACGCCTGGCTTTGGCGACAGTGTAGACAACGAGTATATGTTCGACGAGATTCTTGGGTTTTTGGAGCGTCAATACGATGACATCCTTTCCGAAGAGACCCGTATTCGCCGCAACCCGCGTTTCCGCGACAATCGTGTTCATGCGCTGATTTACTTTATCCAGCCGACAGGTCACGGACTGAAGGAAATCGACATCGAGCTTTTGAGGAAGCTGAGCCCGAGGGTGAACGTTATTCCCGTGATTGCGAAGGCCGACTCGTTCTCACGCCAGGAGCTGCATGATTTCCGCAAGCGC ATCATGGAGGACATCGAATACTACGGTATCCCCATTTACAACTTCCCCTTCGACCCCGAGGAGGACCACCCCGACACGATTGCAGAAAACAgcgagctgcgctcgcTTTTGCCATTCGCTATCGTGGCCTCGGAAGACTCTGTGCTAGTCAATGGCGAGTACGTCCTTGGGCGTGCGTACCCTTGGGGTACTGTGGAAGTTGAAAACCCAGAGCACTGTGACTCTAACCGCTTGCGAAGTGCCTTGTTTGGTACGCACCTGAATGATCTCAAGGAGATCACGCACGACTTCCTGTACGAGAACTACCGTACAGAGAGGCTCTCTCGTGGTGGCTTGCCCCAGGGCTACCAGGGCGATCAATCCGCTCCAAGCGAAGAATTTACGGCCAGCCAGAGTGTGCGTCTCCGCGAAGAGGCACTGCGCCGAGAGGAGGAGAAGCTCAGGGAGATTGAGCTCCGCGTCCAACGGGAAATTATGGAGAAGCGCCAAGAACTGCAGGCCAAAGAAGAATCGCTCCGGTCGCTTGAAAGCCGCGCACAGCAGTAA
- a CDS encoding uncharacterized protein (EggNog:ENOG503P7XX), whose product MSLPEILRNPRIQHLQASGRTSANGLVAPNSRKSDPHIGKRRQRRKENSRFLSNPHAVRPSPADYQIPANTVRSTFAVKHSTLDHNKALEELAQTSYSLAPDFASPKHNSAAFEVDSAIQGQFSISLRDAHHFLRARLDDQYQGQHVASAILDTPPVTDYELSDSVDDTDLSDFVSGSEL is encoded by the exons ATGTCGCTTCCAGAAATCCTGCGTAATCCACGGATACAGCACTTGCAGGCATCTGGTCGTACTAGTGCCAATGGGCTTGTTGCACCTAATTCACGCAAAAGCGACCCACAtatcggcaagcgccgccagcgccgcaaagaaAACA GTCGGTTCCTATCGAACCCGCACGCGGTGCGGCCTAGTCCGGCCGACTATCAAATTCCTGCGAACACGGTGCGCTCTACCTTTGCGGTAAAGCATTCTACACTCGATCATAACAAGGCGCTCGAAGAGCTGGCACAAACCAGCTACTCCCTTGCGCCTGACTTTGCATCGCCCAAACAcaacagcgccgctttcgaAGTGGACTCTGCGATTCAGGGACAATTTTCGATCAGTCTGCGCGATGCACATcactttttgcgcgcacgatTGGACGACCAATACCAAGGACAGCACGTTGCGAGCGCGAT TTTGGATACCCCACCTGTAACGGACTATGAGCTGTCGGATTCTGTGGATGATACGGATCTGAGTGATTTTGTGTCCGGGTCGGAGTTGTAG
- the CHS7 gene encoding Chitin synthase, class 7 (EggNog:ENOG503NWFG; COG:U; TransMembrane:7 (o44-68i80-102o108-135i147-168o180-204i216-237o249-266i)) yields the protein MTFSFGDYNGTCTSIALVSCPLLGSDLGIVPQCYSRNIDINNTIIFQPATCIIHIAAVIMTVIMVYHVHCKYTAVGRKEIVLFFYLYGLSELIVLFLDSAVIPTHTGAYLWFTAIYVGLKSCIFWCLMLNGFVGFQFAEDGTSLSVWTLRITTLVIWAISFGVSAWTFTDRTKGASQAGLWFFEFVFPLVMVVIYIVSQVILVLRTLDELWPINDIVFGTLAFTAGLILMYGFSVQICENVKHYIDGTFFGTLCTLFAVMMVYKYWDSITKEDLEFSVGSKHNAWENKELVHDFDGSNHSHDGPGRTSVSGRTFSNFGPPSPTNGITKVDPSRPQL from the exons ATGACCTTCTCATTCGGTGATTACAATGGCACATGCACGTCCATTGCATTGGTATCATGCCCACTGCTAGGATCCGATTTGGGTATCGTCCCTCAATGCTACTCGCGCAACATTGACATAAACAATACGATCATTTTCCAGCCAG CTACTTGCATTATTCATATTGCCGCTGTTATTATGACCGTTATTATGGTATACCACGTCCACTGCAAATACACTGCTGTCGGTCGCAAGGAGATCGTTTTGTTCTTCTACCTCTACGGTCTTTCGGAGCTCATTGTCCTATTCCTTGACTCTGCGGTGATTCCGACACACACAGGTGCTTACCTCTGGTTCACTGCGATCTATGTTGGCTTAAAATCATGCATATTCTGGTGTCTTATGCTGAATGGTTTTGTTGGGTTTCAGTTTGCGGAGGACGGTACGTCGCTCTCTGTGTGGACCTTGCGCATCACTACACTCGTCATCTGGGCTATTAGTTTCGGCGTGTCAGCATGGACATTCACAGATCGGACCAAGGGCGCAAGCCAAGCCGGTCTTTGGTTCTTTGAATTTGTGTTCCCACTGGTCATGGTTGTGATTTACATTGTCTCCCAGGTGATTctcgtgctgcgcaccttggATGAGCTTTGGCCGATCAACGATATTGTGTTCGGCACACTCGCATTTACCGCTGGTCTTATTCTTATGTATGGCTTCAGTGTTCAGATCTGCGAAAATGTGAAGCACTATATTGACGGCACATTCTTCGGTACTCTCTGCACCCTTTTCGCCGTGATGATGGTGTACAAATACTGGGATTCAATTACAAAGGAAGATCTTGAATTCAGCGTTGGCTCGAAACACAATGCTTGGGAAAACAAGGAGCTCGTGCACGATTTTGACGGGTCTAATCACTCGCACGACGGCCCTGGCCGCACCTCTGTGTCAGGGCGCACGTTTAGCAACTTTGGCCCGCCTTCGCCGACGAACGGCATCACCAAAGTGGACCCGAGCCGGCCTCAACTCTAG
- a CDS encoding uncharacterized protein (EggNog:ENOG503NUSB; BUSCO:EOG092643IE; COG:D) has product MDHDSIAPGALKTPVFTRLKGRRIVLASGSPRRTELLASVGIHPEVVPSMFEEDLPKSDFVGEAVYEYPVANAGEKALEVYKRLVLENPADPPELVIGADTVVIADEQILEKPRDKMDNLRMLADLSGKPCTVITGVAIVHPVLYNPGYKLRTVVEQTRLYFADIPAPLLQAYVDDGEGIDCAGGFAIQGKGALLVRGIEGDYNNVVGFPLFSVLTHLHELIEDEELDLEGIGA; this is encoded by the coding sequence ATGGACCACGACAGCATTGCTCCGGGTGCGCTCAAGACGCCCGTGTTTACACGCCTGAAGGGCAGGCGCATTGTGCTGGCAAGTGGAAGCCCACGCCGTACCGAACTTCTAGCGAGCGTTGGCATCCACCCCGAGGTAGTGCCGTCCATGTTCGAGGAAGACTTGCCAAAGAGCGACTTTGTAGGAGAGGCCGTGTACGAATACCCTGTCGCTAATGCAGGCGAGAAGGCATTGGAAGTGTATAAGCGGCTTGTGCTAGAAAATCCGGCAGACCCGCCCGAGCTGGTGATCGGTGCAGACACAGTCGTCATTGCCGACGAGCAGATTTTGGAAAAGCCGCGGGACAAGATGGACAACTTGCGTATGCTTGCAGACTTGTCTGGCAAGCCATGCACCGTAATTACGGGCGTTGCCATAGTCCACCCCGTGCTGTACAACCCTGGGTACAAGTTGCGCACGGTCGTCGAGCAGACGCGTCTCTATTTCGCCGACATTCCTGCGCCCTTGCTCCAGGCATACGTCGACGACGGCGAAGGGATTGATTGTGCAGGCGGGTTTGCGATCCAGGGCAAGGGTGCGCTCCTGGTGCGCGGCATTGAAGGCGACTATAACAACGTAGTGGGCTTCCCATTGTTCAGTGTCCTTACACACCTGCACGAGTTGATCGAGGATGAGGAACTGGACTTGGAAGGCATAGGCGCATAG
- the CSE4 gene encoding centromeric DNA-binding histone H3-like protein cse4 (COG:B; EggNog:ENOG503P40I) — translation MMQQQVAYAEANRQYIPPRPSAGHSLPLHEKKRRYKPGTVALREIRKYQQSTDLLISKLPFARVVREIADEFIEANYDSSAQAVGLRWQSSAILALQEATEAYLVHLFEDANLCAIHAKRVTIMQRDIQLARRIRGVWGGIG, via the coding sequence ATGATGCAACAGCAGGTCGCATACGCTGAGGCGAACAGACAGTATATCCCTCCAAGACCATCAGCAGGGCACAGCCTACCATTACATGAAAAAAAACGACGGTACAAACCTGGGActgttgcgctgcgcgagatcCGCAAGTACCAACAATCGACCGACTTGTTGATCTCCAAACTTccctttgcgcgcgtcgtgcgtgAAATTGCAGATGAGTTTATCGAGGCAAACTATGACTCAAGTGCCCAGGCTGTGGGGCTGCGGTGGCAAAGCTCGGCGATTCTTGCGCTACAAGAAGCTACGGAGGCGTATTTGGTGCACCTGTTCGAGGATGCCAACCTGTGCGCGATTCACGCGAAGCGGGTGACGATTATGCAACGTGATATacagcttgcgcggcggattCGTGGTGTGTGGGGTGGTATTGGATAA